One window of Candidatus Mycobacterium wuenschmannii genomic DNA carries:
- a CDS encoding sigma-70 family RNA polymerase sigma factor, giving the protein MTSAQQVTEFEALRPHLLSVAYRLTGSVADAEDIVQDAWLRWAGRDDDIRDLRAWLTTIVSRLGLDWLRSAPRRRESYVGQWLPEPVVTGFDGSDPLSVVVSHEDARFAAMVVLERLSPDQRVAFVLHDGFAVPFADVAEVLGTTAAAARQLASRARRAVSAEPPPTPDPAHDEVVGKLMAAIMSGDMAATVALLHPGVTFTGDSNRAAPTAARVIHGPDKVARFLFGLAQRYGPSFMTASQLALINGELGAYTSGSPGDDGHQPMMPRITAMTVRDGKVIALWDIANPEKFSGSPLKDQAQSSKAPGRSRRS; this is encoded by the coding sequence ATGACCTCCGCGCAGCAGGTCACCGAATTCGAGGCGTTGCGGCCGCATCTGCTGTCGGTCGCCTATCGGCTGACCGGCTCGGTGGCCGACGCCGAAGACATCGTGCAGGACGCGTGGCTGCGCTGGGCGGGGCGCGACGACGACATCCGGGATCTGCGGGCGTGGTTGACGACGATCGTCAGCCGGCTAGGGCTGGATTGGCTGCGGTCGGCGCCTCGGCGCCGGGAAAGCTATGTGGGCCAATGGTTACCGGAGCCGGTCGTGACCGGTTTCGACGGCAGCGACCCGCTTTCGGTGGTCGTCTCCCACGAGGATGCGCGTTTCGCGGCGATGGTCGTGCTGGAGCGGCTGTCGCCAGATCAGCGGGTCGCGTTCGTGTTGCACGACGGGTTCGCCGTGCCGTTCGCCGACGTGGCCGAGGTGCTGGGTACCACCGCGGCCGCGGCCCGTCAGTTGGCGTCGCGCGCGCGCCGGGCGGTGAGCGCCGAACCGCCGCCGACGCCCGACCCGGCCCACGACGAGGTCGTCGGCAAGCTGATGGCCGCAATCATGTCCGGCGACATGGCCGCCACCGTCGCGCTGCTGCACCCGGGCGTCACATTCACCGGCGACTCCAACCGCGCGGCACCGACGGCGGCCCGCGTCATCCACGGCCCGGACAAGGTCGCGCGGTTCCTGTTCGGTCTCGCTCAGCGGTACGGGCCTTCGTTCATGACGGCGAGCCAGCTGGCGCTGATCAACGGCGAACTCGGCGCGTACACATCAGGGTCGCCGGGCGACGACGGGCATCAGCCGATGATGCCGCGCATCACCGCGATGACCGTGCGCGACGGCAAGGTCATCGCCCTCTGGGATATCGCCAACCCCGAGAAGTTCAGTGGTTCGCCTCTGAAGGATCAGGCGCAGTCGTCCAAGGCACCCGGCAGGAGTCGCCGGAGTTGA
- a CDS encoding succinate dehydrogenase iron-sulfur subunit — protein MTDLQEAPAGDPPLPAVPEGAVMVTLKIARYNPENPEQYADSGGWQSFRVPCLPTDRVLNLLIYVKSYLDGSLTFRRSCAHGVCGSDAVRINGHNRLACKMLMRDLLPKKPRKDFTITIEPIRGLPVEKDLIVDMEPFFDAYRAIKPYLMTSGNPPTRERIQSQTDRARYDDTTKCILCAACTTSCPVFWNEGSYFGPAAIVNAHRFIFDSRDEGAAERLDILNEVDGVWRCRTTFNCTDACPRGIEVTKAIQEVKRALMFAR, from the coding sequence ATGACCGACCTCCAGGAAGCGCCCGCCGGCGATCCGCCGCTCCCGGCCGTCCCCGAGGGTGCGGTCATGGTTACGCTCAAGATCGCCCGGTACAACCCGGAAAATCCGGAGCAGTACGCCGATTCGGGTGGCTGGCAGAGCTTCCGGGTGCCGTGCCTGCCCACCGACCGCGTGCTCAACCTGCTGATCTACGTGAAGAGCTACCTGGACGGCTCGCTGACATTCCGCCGGTCCTGCGCGCACGGTGTGTGCGGCTCCGACGCGGTGCGGATCAACGGCCACAACCGCCTGGCCTGCAAGATGCTGATGCGCGATCTGCTGCCCAAGAAGCCCAGGAAGGACTTCACCATCACGATCGAGCCGATCCGCGGGCTGCCCGTCGAGAAGGACCTGATCGTCGACATGGAGCCGTTTTTCGACGCCTACCGCGCGATCAAGCCGTATCTGATGACGAGTGGCAATCCCCCGACGCGGGAACGGATTCAGAGCCAGACCGACCGCGCCCGCTACGACGACACCACGAAGTGCATCCTGTGCGCGGCGTGCACGACGAGTTGCCCGGTGTTCTGGAACGAGGGCAGCTACTTCGGGCCGGCCGCGATCGTCAACGCGCACCGGTTCATCTTCGACAGCCGCGACGAGGGCGCCGCCGAGCGACTCGACATCCTCAACGAGGTCGACGGGGTATGGCGCTGCCGCACGACGTTCAACTGCACCGACGCCTGCCCGCGCGGCATCGAGGTGACCAAGGCGATCCAAGAGGTCAAGCGCGCGCTGATGTTCGCTCGCTGA
- a CDS encoding MOSC domain-containing protein: protein MHVLSVNVARPRTNPDPRAQSPLTGIDKKPVEDAVAVRAPGHSQSDASGLIGDTIGNPKLHGGPDQAVYAYAREDLDTWQDQLGVRLDNGMFGENLTTVGVDLTQTRIGERWRIGSGTLLLEVTAPRTPCRTFASFLDRPRWIKTFTDAGVPGAYFRVLNPGEVRAGDAITIEYRPEHDVTIGLVFTARMKDPSLAPELLKADALSAELKSFARQRAT, encoded by the coding sequence ATGCACGTCTTGTCGGTCAACGTGGCGCGGCCGCGCACCAACCCCGATCCTCGGGCCCAGTCGCCGCTGACCGGGATCGACAAAAAGCCGGTCGAGGACGCCGTTGCGGTTCGCGCGCCGGGACATTCACAGAGCGACGCCAGCGGGCTGATCGGCGACACCATCGGCAACCCGAAGCTGCACGGCGGACCCGACCAGGCGGTCTACGCCTACGCCCGCGAGGATCTCGACACCTGGCAGGACCAGCTCGGGGTCCGACTCGACAACGGCATGTTCGGCGAGAATCTCACCACCGTCGGTGTCGACCTCACCCAGACCCGCATCGGCGAACGATGGCGGATCGGGTCCGGCACATTGCTATTGGAAGTCACCGCGCCCCGCACGCCGTGCCGGACGTTCGCCTCGTTTCTGGACCGCCCGAGGTGGATCAAGACCTTCACCGACGCCGGCGTGCCCGGCGCCTACTTCCGCGTCCTGAACCCCGGCGAGGTCCGCGCGGGTGACGCCATCACGATCGAATACCGCCCCGAGCACGACGTGACGATCGGACTGGTCTTCACCGCCCGGATGAAAGACCCCAGCCTGGCGCCCGAACTCCTGAAGGCCGACGCGCTGTCTGCGGAGCTGAAAAGCTTTGCGCGGCAACGTGCCACATGA
- a CDS encoding aspartate aminotransferase family protein, which produces MSDHLWLHFAKHGPGITPPVIVRGEGVTIFDDAGKSYLDGLSGLFVVQVGHGRAELAEAAARQAGTLAYFPLWGYATPPAIELADRIAGYAPGDLNRVFFTSGGGEAVESAWKLAKQYFKLTGKPGKYKVISRAVAYHGTPQGALAITGLPAYKTPFEPLTPGGFRVPNTNFYRASDLLRSDAKEFGRWAADRIAEAIEFEGPDTVAAVFLEPVQNAGGSIPPPPGYFDRVREICDHYDVLLVSDEVICAWGRIGSMFACNDFGYQPDMITCAKGLTSGYSPIGAMVASDRLFEPFDDGATVFPHGYTFGGHPVSAAVALANLDIFEREGINAHVTRQAPALRATLERLYDLPIVGDVRGEGYFYSIELVKDQATRETFTRAEAAKLLPHIASSLFAAGLYCRTDDRGDPVVVIAPPLISGQTEFDTIESILRRVLKDAP; this is translated from the coding sequence ATGAGCGATCACCTCTGGCTGCATTTCGCCAAGCACGGGCCTGGCATCACACCTCCGGTCATCGTCCGCGGCGAGGGCGTGACGATCTTCGACGACGCCGGCAAGAGTTACCTCGACGGGCTGTCCGGGCTCTTCGTGGTGCAGGTCGGGCACGGCCGGGCCGAGCTGGCCGAGGCGGCCGCGCGGCAGGCAGGCACGCTGGCCTATTTTCCGCTGTGGGGATACGCCACCCCGCCCGCGATCGAACTGGCCGACCGGATCGCGGGCTACGCCCCGGGCGACCTGAACCGGGTCTTTTTCACCAGCGGCGGCGGCGAAGCGGTCGAGTCAGCCTGGAAGCTGGCCAAGCAGTACTTCAAGCTGACCGGCAAACCCGGCAAGTACAAAGTCATTTCGCGCGCGGTGGCCTACCACGGCACCCCGCAGGGCGCACTGGCGATCACCGGCCTGCCGGCCTACAAGACGCCGTTCGAACCGCTGACGCCCGGCGGCTTTCGCGTACCCAACACCAATTTCTACCGCGCGTCGGACCTATTGCGTTCGGATGCAAAGGAATTCGGACGATGGGCCGCGGACCGCATCGCCGAGGCGATCGAGTTCGAGGGGCCCGACACCGTCGCCGCGGTGTTCCTCGAACCGGTGCAAAACGCGGGCGGCTCGATCCCGCCGCCGCCCGGCTACTTCGACCGGGTCCGGGAGATCTGCGACCACTACGACGTCCTGCTGGTCTCCGATGAGGTGATCTGCGCCTGGGGTCGCATCGGATCGATGTTCGCCTGCAACGACTTCGGCTATCAGCCCGACATGATCACCTGCGCCAAGGGGCTGACGTCGGGCTACTCACCGATCGGCGCGATGGTCGCCAGCGACCGGCTGTTCGAACCCTTCGACGACGGCGCGACGGTGTTTCCGCACGGCTACACCTTCGGCGGCCATCCGGTGTCGGCGGCGGTCGCGCTGGCCAACCTCGACATCTTCGAACGCGAAGGCATCAACGCCCACGTCACGCGGCAGGCACCGGCCCTGCGGGCCACCCTCGAGCGGCTCTACGACCTGCCGATCGTCGGCGACGTGCGCGGCGAGGGCTACTTCTACTCGATCGAGTTGGTCAAGGACCAGGCGACGCGGGAGACCTTCACCCGCGCCGAGGCCGCAAAGCTGTTGCCGCACATCGCATCGTCGTTGTTCGCGGCTGGGCTGTACTGCCGCACCGACGATCGCGGCGACCCGGTGGTCGTCATCGCTCCCCCGCTGATCAGCGGGCAAACCGAGTTCGACACCATCGAGAGCATCCTGCGCCGGGTGCTGAAGGACGCGCCATGA
- the nagA gene encoding N-acetylglucosamine-6-phosphate deacetylase, protein MPLIAAGTVVLEQGICHPGWVQTMDAAITGCGAGAPPRTPDVDLPDGLVVPGFVDIHVHGGGGASYLTGDAAEVLRAADFHRRHGTTTTLASLVTASPADLLAAVRGLADATRDGVIAGIHLEGPWLSAAHCGAHDRAQMRDATATEIDALLTAADGAIRMVTLAPERPGSDDAIRRLIDAGVVVALGHTDGTYDLTRHAIGLGATLATHLFNAMRTLHHREPGPALALLEDQGVTVELIADGVHVHPAMVQAAIATAGADRVALVTDATAAAGLPDGEFALGSVPVDVVDGVARVRGTSTIAGSTATMDRLFATTAGFGPDRDAALLAAVTMSSTTPARAVGLDTGLRVGGRANLVVLEHDMTVHRVLAHGDWVGET, encoded by the coding sequence ATGCCGCTGATCGCGGCCGGCACCGTCGTACTCGAACAAGGCATCTGCCACCCGGGCTGGGTGCAGACCATGGACGCCGCCATCACCGGATGCGGCGCGGGTGCACCGCCGCGAACCCCGGACGTCGATCTGCCCGACGGGCTCGTGGTCCCGGGCTTCGTCGACATCCACGTGCATGGCGGCGGCGGCGCGTCCTACCTCACCGGCGACGCCGCGGAGGTGTTGCGGGCGGCCGACTTTCATCGTCGGCATGGCACCACCACGACATTGGCCAGCCTGGTCACCGCGTCGCCCGCGGACCTGCTGGCCGCGGTGCGCGGACTCGCCGACGCCACCCGCGACGGCGTCATCGCCGGCATTCATCTCGAGGGGCCCTGGCTGAGCGCGGCGCACTGCGGGGCACACGATCGCGCGCAGATGCGGGACGCCACCGCGACCGAGATCGACGCCCTGCTGACCGCCGCGGACGGCGCGATCCGGATGGTCACGCTCGCGCCCGAACGTCCCGGCAGCGACGACGCGATCCGCCGACTGATCGACGCCGGAGTGGTTGTGGCGCTGGGACATACGGACGGCACGTACGACCTGACCCGGCACGCCATCGGCCTGGGCGCCACCCTCGCCACCCACCTGTTCAACGCGATGCGGACGCTGCATCACCGCGAACCCGGGCCCGCGCTGGCGCTGCTGGAAGATCAGGGAGTGACCGTCGAACTGATCGCCGACGGCGTGCACGTCCATCCGGCAATGGTGCAGGCGGCGATCGCGACGGCCGGCGCCGACCGGGTCGCGCTGGTCACCGACGCCACCGCCGCGGCGGGCCTGCCCGACGGCGAATTCGCGCTCGGGTCGGTACCGGTCGACGTGGTCGACGGGGTGGCCCGGGTCCGCGGCACGTCGACCATCGCGGGTAGCACCGCGACCATGGATCGACTGTTCGCCACCACCGCCGGGTTCGGACCCGATCGCGATGCCGCGCTGTTGGCGGCCGTAACGATGTCGTCGACGACGCCCGCGCGGGCCGTCGGTCTCGACACCGGCCTACGCGTCGGCGGTAGGGCGAATCTGGTTGTGCTAGAACACGATATGACGGTACACCGCGTGCTGGCCCACGGCGACTGGGTCGGCGAGACATGA
- a CDS encoding D-alanyl-D-alanine carboxypeptidase family protein, which translates to MAIFRTASCLAAAGFMLGSPALLGMPVAFAEPNPGPGVVHDLCPYKVATPAAVDSSEVPQAGEPPLPLPVPTKPIGGNELSGCGVVTAAGTPPVPGDISAEAWVVADLDTGAIVAARDPHGRHRPASVIKVLVATAALRELNLNKIVDGTPEDASAEGTKVGVAPGGIYTVNQLLHGLLMHSGNDAAHSLAMQLGGMPAALDKINALAAKLGGKDTRAATPSGLDGPGMSTSAYDIGLFYRYAWENSTFADIVHTEKFDFPGHGDSPGYELENDNQLLYHYPGALGGKTGYTDDAGQTFVGAANRDGRRLMAVLLHGTRQPIAPWQQAAHLLDYGFATAPGTRVGTLIEPDPSLVAPKAAAAGDSGPATNAAALIPSVDALPVRVGVAVIGTVIVFGLIMVARSMNRRPQH; encoded by the coding sequence ATGGCGATCTTCAGGACTGCGTCGTGCCTGGCAGCAGCGGGTTTCATGCTCGGCTCCCCGGCTCTGCTCGGCATGCCCGTGGCGTTCGCGGAGCCCAACCCCGGGCCCGGAGTCGTCCACGACCTCTGCCCCTACAAGGTGGCGACCCCGGCGGCTGTCGACTCATCGGAGGTCCCGCAGGCCGGCGAGCCGCCGTTGCCGCTCCCGGTGCCGACGAAGCCGATCGGCGGTAACGAACTCAGCGGCTGCGGCGTCGTCACAGCGGCCGGCACGCCGCCGGTGCCCGGCGACATCTCCGCCGAAGCCTGGGTGGTGGCCGACCTCGACACCGGCGCGATCGTCGCCGCCCGTGACCCGCACGGGCGACACCGCCCGGCCAGCGTGATCAAGGTGCTGGTCGCGACAGCGGCACTGCGCGAACTCAACCTCAACAAGATTGTCGACGGCACGCCCGAGGACGCCTCCGCGGAGGGCACCAAGGTCGGCGTTGCCCCGGGCGGCATCTACACCGTGAACCAGTTGCTGCACGGGCTGCTGATGCACTCCGGCAACGACGCGGCGCACTCGCTGGCCATGCAACTGGGCGGGATGCCGGCGGCGCTGGACAAGATCAACGCACTCGCCGCCAAACTCGGCGGCAAGGACACCCGCGCCGCCACACCGTCGGGCCTGGACGGCCCCGGCATGAGCACGTCGGCGTACGACATCGGACTGTTCTACCGATATGCCTGGGAGAACTCGACTTTCGCCGACATCGTGCACACCGAGAAGTTCGACTTCCCCGGCCACGGCGACAGCCCCGGCTACGAGCTCGAGAACGACAACCAGTTGCTCTACCACTACCCGGGCGCGCTCGGCGGCAAGACCGGATACACCGACGACGCCGGACAGACATTCGTCGGCGCCGCCAACCGGGACGGCCGCCGGCTGATGGCAGTGCTGCTGCACGGCACCCGTCAGCCGATCGCGCCGTGGCAGCAGGCCGCCCATCTGCTGGACTACGGCTTCGCCACCGCGCCGGGCACCCGGGTCGGCACGCTGATCGAACCCGACCCGTCGCTGGTGGCCCCGAAGGCCGCCGCTGCCGGTGACTCCGGGCCCGCGACAAATGCGGCCGCGCTAATACCGAGCGTCGACGCATTGCCGGTTAGGGTCGGTGTCGCGGTGATCGGTACGGTCATCGTGTTTGGCTTGATCATGGTGGCGCGCTCGATGAACCGACGGCCGCAGCACTAA
- a CDS encoding sugar porter family MFS transporter encodes MSRIGESLRTRRRLLIAVTAAALGIICGYDLSNIAGALLFITNDFSLTVRKQELLTTMVVIGEICGALSGGFLANAIGRKKSMMLVAGGYAVFSLLGAAAVSMPWLMTARMLLGMTIGLSATVTPVYIAESAPARLRGSLLVTYQVATILGIIGGYLSAFALADSGSWRWMLGLAAVPALLVLPLLATMPDTARWYLFKNRVDDARTALLRVEPNRDVETELAEIADAMREERGGSLLEMLRLPYLRATAFVVGLGFFAELSGINGIIYYSPLLFQAMGFEGNFSLLVLPALIQLASLGAVLTSLVLVDRVGRRPILLSGISAMILGDLVLVGVFAARSEATSGLGYAGLLLFTMGFTFGFGALVWVYAGESFPAHLRSLGSSAMLTANLTANALIEAVFLTMLNSLGGAGMFMVFAGLATVGLFLVYRFAPETKGRQLEDIRRFWENNGHWPDETADAATDVPACR; translated from the coding sequence GTGAGCCGCATCGGCGAGTCACTGCGCACGCGACGGCGATTACTCATCGCCGTCACCGCGGCGGCTCTCGGAATCATCTGCGGCTACGACCTGTCCAACATCGCCGGTGCCTTGCTGTTCATCACAAACGATTTCAGCCTGACCGTTCGCAAGCAGGAACTGCTCACCACGATGGTGGTGATCGGCGAGATCTGCGGCGCCCTGAGTGGCGGGTTTCTGGCCAACGCCATCGGTCGCAAGAAGTCGATGATGCTGGTGGCGGGCGGCTACGCCGTCTTCTCGCTGCTCGGCGCGGCCGCGGTGTCCATGCCGTGGCTGATGACGGCGCGGATGCTGCTGGGCATGACGATCGGACTGTCCGCGACTGTGACGCCGGTGTACATCGCCGAGTCGGCGCCGGCCCGGCTGCGGGGTTCGCTGTTGGTCACCTACCAGGTGGCGACCATTCTCGGGATCATCGGCGGGTACCTGTCGGCTTTCGCGCTTGCGGATTCGGGCAGCTGGCGATGGATGCTCGGGCTGGCGGCGGTGCCGGCGCTGCTCGTACTCCCGCTGCTGGCGACGATGCCGGACACCGCGCGCTGGTATCTATTCAAGAACCGGGTCGACGATGCCCGCACCGCGCTGCTGCGGGTCGAGCCGAATCGGGATGTCGAAACGGAGCTGGCCGAGATCGCCGACGCGATGCGCGAGGAGCGCGGCGGCTCGCTGCTCGAGATGCTGCGCCTGCCCTACCTGCGCGCCACCGCCTTCGTCGTCGGCCTCGGCTTCTTCGCGGAGCTCAGTGGCATCAACGGGATCATCTATTACAGCCCTTTGTTGTTCCAGGCCATGGGATTCGAAGGCAACTTCTCCCTGCTCGTGCTGCCGGCGCTCATTCAGCTGGCCTCGCTGGGTGCGGTGTTGACCTCCCTGGTGCTGGTCGACCGCGTGGGGCGTCGACCCATCCTGTTGTCCGGCATCTCCGCGATGATTCTCGGCGATTTGGTGCTGGTCGGCGTGTTCGCCGCGAGGTCGGAAGCGACCTCCGGGCTCGGCTATGCCGGCCTGTTGCTGTTCACCATGGGCTTCACCTTCGGCTTCGGCGCGCTGGTCTGGGTCTACGCCGGCGAGAGCTTCCCGGCGCACCTGCGATCGCTGGGGTCGAGCGCGATGCTCACCGCGAACCTGACAGCGAACGCCTTGATCGAAGCCGTCTTCTTGACGATGCTGAATTCACTCGGCGGCGCCGGGATGTTCATGGTGTTCGCCGGCCTCGCGACCGTCGGGCTCTTCCTGGTCTATCGGTTCGCCCCCGAAACCAAGGGCCGACAGCTCGAGGACATCCGCCGCTTCTGGGAGAACAACGGCCACTGGCCCGACGAAACCGCGGACGCGGCAACGGATGTGCCGGCATGCCGCTGA
- the sdhA gene encoding succinate dehydrogenase flavoprotein subunit: MISEHRYDVVIVGAGGAGMRAAVEAGPRVRTAVLTKLYPTRSHTGAAQGGMCAALANVEDDNWEWHTFDTVKGGDYLADQDAVEVMCKEAIDAVLDLEKMGMPFNRTPEGRIDQRRFGGHTRDHGKAPVRRSCYAADRTGHMILQTLYQNCVKHDVEFFNEFYALDLVLTDTKNGPVATGVVAYELATGNIHVFHAKAVVLATGGSGRMYKTTSNAHTLTGDGIGIVFRKGLPLEDMEFHQFHPTGLAGLGILISEAVRGEGGRLLNGEGERFMERYAPTIVDLAPRDIVARSMVREVLEGRGAGPHKDYVYIDVRHLGEEVLNAKLPDITEFARTYLGVDPVKELVPVYPTCHYVMGGIPTTITGQVLRDNTNAVPGLYAAGECACVSVHGANRLGTNSLLDINVFGRRAGIAAAAYAKGHDFVEMPPDPATMVVGWVGDILSEHGNERVADIRGALQQTMDNNAAVFRTEETLKQALTDIHTLKERYSRISVHDKGKRFNSDLLEAIELGFLLELAEVTVVGALNRKESRGGHAREDYPNRDDVNFMRHTMAYKEIGSDKQRPDLLSDIRLDFKPVVQTRYEPKERKY; encoded by the coding sequence ATGATCAGCGAACACCGATACGACGTGGTGATCGTCGGGGCCGGCGGCGCCGGGATGCGCGCCGCCGTCGAGGCCGGACCACGGGTCCGCACAGCGGTTTTGACGAAGCTCTACCCCACCCGCAGCCACACCGGCGCGGCCCAGGGCGGCATGTGCGCGGCGCTGGCCAACGTCGAGGACGACAACTGGGAGTGGCACACCTTCGACACCGTCAAGGGCGGCGACTACCTCGCCGACCAGGACGCGGTCGAGGTGATGTGCAAGGAAGCCATTGACGCGGTGCTCGACCTGGAGAAGATGGGGATGCCGTTCAACCGCACCCCCGAGGGTCGCATCGATCAGCGTCGTTTCGGCGGGCACACCCGCGACCACGGCAAGGCGCCGGTGCGCCGATCCTGTTATGCCGCAGACCGAACCGGCCACATGATCCTGCAGACGCTGTACCAGAACTGCGTCAAGCACGACGTCGAGTTCTTCAACGAGTTCTACGCGCTCGACCTGGTGCTCACCGACACCAAGAACGGCCCGGTGGCCACCGGAGTCGTCGCTTACGAATTGGCAACCGGGAATATCCATGTATTCCACGCCAAGGCCGTCGTGCTCGCCACCGGCGGATCGGGCCGGATGTACAAGACCACCTCCAACGCGCACACGCTGACCGGCGACGGCATCGGCATTGTGTTCCGCAAGGGACTTCCGTTGGAGGACATGGAGTTTCATCAGTTCCACCCGACCGGCCTGGCCGGCCTGGGCATCCTGATCTCCGAGGCCGTGCGAGGCGAGGGCGGCCGGTTGCTCAACGGCGAAGGCGAGCGCTTCATGGAACGCTATGCGCCGACGATCGTCGACCTGGCACCGCGCGACATCGTCGCCCGTTCGATGGTCCGCGAGGTCCTGGAAGGCCGCGGCGCCGGTCCACACAAGGACTACGTCTACATAGATGTCCGCCATCTCGGCGAGGAGGTGCTCAACGCCAAGCTGCCCGACATCACCGAGTTCGCCCGCACCTACCTCGGCGTCGACCCGGTCAAGGAGCTCGTCCCGGTGTACCCCACCTGCCACTACGTGATGGGCGGCATTCCGACCACGATCACCGGACAGGTGTTGCGGGACAACACCAATGCGGTGCCCGGCCTGTACGCCGCCGGCGAGTGTGCGTGTGTGTCGGTGCACGGCGCCAACCGGCTCGGCACCAATTCGCTGTTGGACATCAACGTATTCGGCCGTCGCGCCGGAATCGCCGCGGCCGCCTACGCCAAGGGCCACGACTTCGTCGAGATGCCACCGGACCCGGCGACCATGGTGGTCGGCTGGGTCGGTGACATCCTGTCCGAGCACGGCAACGAGCGGGTCGCCGACATCCGTGGCGCGCTGCAGCAGACGATGGACAACAACGCCGCGGTGTTCCGCACCGAGGAGACGCTGAAGCAAGCGCTGACCGACATTCACACGCTCAAGGAGCGCTACTCGCGAATCTCGGTGCACGACAAGGGGAAGCGGTTCAACAGTGACCTGCTGGAGGCCATCGAACTCGGTTTCCTGCTGGAGCTCGCCGAGGTCACCGTCGTCGGTGCGTTGAACCGCAAGGAATCCCGCGGCGGTCACGCCCGCGAGGACTACCCCAACCGCGACGACGTCAACTTCATGCGCCACACCATGGCCTACAAGGAAATCGGGTCCGACAAGCAGCGCCCCGACCTGCTCAGCGACATCCGGCTGGACTTCAAACCGGTGGTGCAGACCCGATACGAACCCAAGGAGCGTAAGTACTGA
- a CDS encoding DMT family transporter — protein MAWLILVASGVLEAVWATALDRSDGFTRLVPSLIFAASLVFSMAGLAFAMRSLPTGTSYAVWVGIGAALTVGYAMATGAEPSSPVKVLLIIGVIGCIAGLKLVG, from the coding sequence ATGGCCTGGCTGATCCTGGTGGCCTCCGGTGTGCTCGAAGCGGTGTGGGCGACGGCACTGGACCGCTCCGACGGGTTCACCCGGCTGGTCCCCTCGCTGATTTTCGCTGCGTCCCTGGTGTTCTCGATGGCCGGGTTGGCCTTCGCCATGCGCAGCCTGCCCACCGGTACCAGCTACGCGGTCTGGGTCGGCATCGGTGCGGCGCTCACCGTCGGCTACGCGATGGCGACCGGCGCGGAGCCGTCGTCGCCGGTGAAGGTGCTGCTGATCATCGGCGTCATCGGCTGCATTGCGGGCCTGAAACTGGTGGGCTAG
- a CDS encoding SMP-30/gluconolactonase/LRE family protein translates to MRRSGAIKPSIDPIRWQPPGSRPLPEPSFTAALHIVDIPGTAAEDVVADADGNIFTGVEDGRIVRVSPDGGSVDVIADTGGRPLGLAVAHDGRLLICDSHRGLLRYDPTGDAIETLVSEIDGRPLTFCSNVVESSDGTIFFTESTSRFYYEHYKGSVIEGRPTGALFRRDTDGTVTRLVDDLYFANGVTLTADESAVVYAESAGCRVSKYWLTGERAGTVTALVTELPGFPDNISTGLDGRIWVALVSDRNAFNEWLGPRAPIIRSIMWKLLPYSWLPNPKATVWVAGFDPDDGRVVAQAHTQHPDFGLVTGLVEVPGRLWLGRIAGPGIAYLDLPHP, encoded by the coding sequence ATGAGGAGGAGTGGCGCCATCAAGCCCAGTATCGATCCGATCCGCTGGCAGCCGCCGGGGTCACGCCCGCTGCCCGAGCCGAGCTTCACTGCGGCGCTGCACATTGTCGACATCCCCGGCACCGCCGCCGAGGACGTCGTGGCCGACGCCGACGGCAACATCTTCACCGGCGTCGAGGACGGCCGCATCGTGCGGGTCAGCCCCGACGGCGGCTCCGTGGACGTAATCGCCGACACCGGCGGTCGCCCGCTGGGGTTGGCGGTCGCCCACGACGGCCGACTGCTGATCTGCGACAGCCACCGCGGTCTGCTGCGCTACGACCCGACCGGCGACGCCATCGAGACCCTGGTCAGCGAAATCGACGGCCGGCCGCTCACTTTCTGCTCGAACGTCGTTGAATCATCAGACGGCACAATCTTTTTCACCGAGTCGACCAGCCGCTTCTACTATGAGCACTACAAGGGCTCAGTCATCGAGGGCCGCCCGACCGGCGCGCTGTTCCGCCGCGACACCGACGGCACCGTCACCCGACTGGTCGACGACCTGTACTTCGCCAACGGCGTCACGCTGACCGCCGACGAATCCGCGGTGGTGTACGCCGAGAGCGCCGGCTGTCGGGTGTCGAAGTACTGGCTGACCGGTGAGCGGGCCGGCACCGTCACCGCGCTGGTCACCGAATTGCCGGGCTTCCCCGACAACATCTCCACCGGCCTGGACGGCCGGATCTGGGTGGCGTTGGTCTCCGACCGCAACGCGTTCAACGAATGGCTGGGCCCGCGGGCGCCGATCATCCGCAGCATCATGTGGAAGCTGCTGCCCTACAGCTGGCTGCCCAACCCGAAGGCCACGGTGTGGGTGGCGGGGTTCGACCCCGACGACGGGCGCGTGGTGGCCCAGGCGCACACGCAGCATCCCGACTTCGGGTTGGTCACCGGACTGGTGGAAGTGCCCGGTCGGTTGTGGCTCGGTCGCATCGCCGGGCCCGGCATCGCCTACCTCGATCTGCCACATCCGTAA